One genomic region from Verrucomicrobiota bacterium encodes:
- a CDS encoding DUF1553 domain-containing protein: MRALRHVIRSLSLSLALPLADHNLGAAPGLPGLEISNLQSPISNSTAATQHWAFQPPRDSPLPEVKDSRWPKTPIDFFILAKLEQNELRPSPPADKRTLIRRAAFDLLGLPPAPEEVDAFLADRSPDAFAMVVDRWLASARYGERWGRYWLDVARYADTKGYVYGDREEPRFVHSYVYRDWVIRAFNQDMPYDEFLLKQIAADHLLSTFNSNPETQTPKLETRNPDLAALGFLTLGRRFLGVIHDIIDDRIDVLMRGTQALTVACARCHDHKFDPIPTKDYYALYGVFASCTEKMLPLSAANRANPASVDFEKGLNERVEKYEQTMRQKREEFSNRFRTNVTEYLVAVLDVKKLPTEEHYEIRGPNDLNPTVARAWESYLAQTKREFHPVFAPWHALVALPAEDFATNAAGKLAELTISASSSPSRLTAVHALSPHPGPLPQGEGTTAPVPRLNQNTQQLPPQRSTLPLPQGEGRGEGERAANKTNNLDLPVAPNSARPLNGLIVETLTNKPLHSMRDVAERYGKLLLAVHQRWQETLQNAATNKTQPPRALPGQSQEQLRQVLYGSSAPVHIPVLAAADLEWYFDEPTRVQLMKLHAEIERWIIRSPGAPPYSVVLEDRPNPKNSRVFVRGNPANKGEEAPRQFLEVLSRGTLHPFAKGSGRLELARAIASRDNPLTARVMVNRIWLHHFGAGLVRTPSDFGTRSEPPSHPELLDWLACDFMNEDWSLKRLHRLIMLSSVYQQASQSSVFSDQYSVGQKAEGNPTDYSDHTDGSARTLMRAAAVDPENRLLGRMNRHRLDFEALRDSLFAVTGELETKAGGPPADLFKPPFSPRRSVYGLIDRQFLPGVYRVFDFANPDLHNPQRPETTVPQQALFFMNSPFVVERARSLVQRLDLTREHDLAERVQKLYRTVYQRSATAEDVEGVIEFLKTADSLPPYQPPPPPVPVWFYGHGTFDEDAGRVTRFTPLPHFTGDAWQGGANWPDANLGWVRLTADGGHPGNDLEHAAIRRWIAPFNATVSVAGTLKHDHEKGDGVRARVVSNRLGALGSWTVHKNKAETKIESVQVEAGDTLDFVVDYNANLNSDDFAWSPVIKVAGGATGTAGDDSQKEWNAKKDFSGPPPIPPKPLTPWEQLAQVLLLSNEFVFVD; this comes from the coding sequence ATGCGCGCCCTTCGCCATGTCATCCGGAGTCTCAGCCTGAGCCTCGCTCTGCCCCTGGCAGATCATAACCTGGGCGCTGCGCCTGGCCTCCCTGGATTAGAAATTTCCAATCTCCAATCTCCAATCTCCAATTCAACCGCGGCCACGCAACACTGGGCTTTTCAGCCTCCGAGGGATTCCCCGCTTCCTGAGGTCAAGGACTCGCGCTGGCCCAAAACGCCTATCGATTTTTTCATTTTGGCCAAACTGGAACAGAACGAGCTCCGGCCCTCGCCGCCCGCCGACAAGCGAACTCTAATTCGCCGCGCCGCGTTTGATCTCCTGGGTTTGCCGCCGGCTCCGGAAGAAGTGGACGCGTTCCTGGCGGATCGGTCGCCGGACGCCTTCGCGATGGTCGTGGACCGCTGGCTCGCCTCTGCGCGATACGGCGAACGTTGGGGGCGTTACTGGCTGGACGTCGCCCGCTATGCCGACACCAAGGGCTACGTTTATGGTGACCGCGAAGAACCGCGCTTCGTCCATTCCTATGTTTATCGCGACTGGGTCATCCGCGCGTTCAACCAAGACATGCCTTACGATGAATTCTTGCTCAAGCAGATCGCCGCAGACCACCTTCTCTCCACTTTCAACTCAAACCCCGAAACTCAAACCCCGAAACTCGAAACTCGGAACCCCGACCTCGCTGCCCTGGGATTCCTCACGCTGGGCCGCCGGTTCCTCGGCGTGATCCACGACATCATCGACGATCGGATCGACGTGTTGATGCGCGGCACGCAGGCCCTCACGGTCGCCTGTGCCCGTTGCCACGATCACAAGTTCGATCCCATCCCGACCAAAGATTACTACGCGCTCTATGGCGTGTTCGCGTCGTGCACGGAGAAAATGCTGCCTCTTTCCGCGGCGAATCGCGCGAACCCGGCCTCGGTTGATTTTGAGAAAGGCTTGAATGAACGCGTCGAGAAATATGAACAGACGATGCGGCAGAAACGCGAGGAATTCTCCAATCGCTTCCGAACCAACGTCACCGAGTACCTCGTCGCCGTGCTCGACGTCAAAAAGCTCCCCACGGAGGAGCACTACGAAATTCGAGGCCCCAATGACCTCAATCCAACGGTCGCACGAGCCTGGGAAAGTTACCTGGCGCAGACGAAACGGGAGTTTCATCCCGTCTTTGCTCCCTGGCACGCTCTTGTGGCGTTGCCCGCCGAGGACTTTGCCACGAACGCGGCTGGAAAACTGGCTGAACTGACCATAAGCGCTTCCAGCAGTCCGTCACGCTTGACTGCGGTCCACGCCCTTTCCCCTCACCCTGGCCCTCTCCCTCAGGGAGAGGGAACAACGGCGCCAGTTCCTCGTTTGAATCAGAACACTCAACAACTCCCTCCGCAGAGATCAACACTCCCTCTCCCCCAGGGAGAGGGCCGGGGTGAGGGGGAACGCGCTGCAAACAAAACCAATAATTTGGATTTGCCAGTCGCGCCCAATTCCGCGCGACCGCTCAACGGGTTGATTGTCGAGACCCTCACCAACAAGCCATTGCATTCTATGCGGGACGTTGCAGAGCGTTACGGAAAGCTCCTCCTCGCGGTTCATCAGCGATGGCAGGAAACCTTGCAGAACGCTGCCACGAACAAGACGCAGCCTCCCCGCGCCTTGCCCGGCCAAAGTCAGGAACAGCTTCGCCAGGTACTCTATGGCTCCAGTGCGCCCGTCCATATCCCCGTCCTGGCCGCCGCGGACCTCGAATGGTATTTCGATGAGCCCACCCGCGTGCAACTCATGAAGCTGCATGCGGAGATCGAGCGCTGGATTATCCGCTCTCCTGGCGCGCCTCCCTATTCTGTCGTGTTGGAAGACCGGCCCAATCCAAAGAACTCGCGCGTCTTTGTCCGAGGCAATCCGGCGAACAAAGGAGAGGAAGCGCCCCGGCAATTCCTGGAAGTGCTCTCGCGCGGAACACTCCATCCTTTCGCGAAGGGAAGCGGGCGCCTCGAACTGGCGCGAGCCATTGCCAGCAGGGACAATCCGCTGACCGCGCGCGTGATGGTGAACCGAATCTGGCTTCACCACTTCGGCGCCGGCCTCGTGCGCACGCCCAGTGACTTCGGAACGCGCAGCGAACCGCCCAGCCATCCGGAGCTTCTGGATTGGTTGGCTTGTGACTTCATGAACGAGGATTGGTCGCTCAAGAGATTGCACCGGTTGATCATGCTTTCGAGCGTGTATCAGCAGGCTTCTCAGTCATCAGTATTCAGTGATCAGTATTCAGTTGGACAGAAGGCAGAAGGGAACCCTACTGATTACTCCGATCACACAGACGGATCAGCCCGCACACTCATGCGCGCCGCCGCCGTGGATCCGGAGAACCGCTTGCTCGGTCGAATGAACCGGCACCGGCTCGACTTCGAAGCGTTGCGCGACTCGCTGTTCGCCGTGACCGGCGAACTGGAAACCAAAGCAGGCGGACCGCCGGCCGATTTGTTCAAACCGCCATTCAGCCCGCGCCGCTCGGTCTATGGCCTCATTGACCGCCAGTTTCTCCCCGGCGTTTACCGCGTTTTTGATTTCGCGAATCCCGACCTGCACAACCCGCAAAGGCCCGAGACGACGGTGCCGCAGCAAGCGCTCTTCTTTATGAACAGCCCGTTCGTTGTGGAACGCGCCCGATCTCTTGTGCAGCGGCTTGACCTGACTCGAGAACACGACCTCGCGGAGCGCGTGCAAAAGCTTTACCGAACCGTGTACCAACGGTCCGCCACGGCCGAAGACGTGGAAGGCGTGATCGAGTTCCTTAAGACGGCCGATTCACTTCCACCCTACCAACCGCCGCCCCCTCCGGTTCCAGTCTGGTTCTACGGCCACGGCACGTTCGATGAGGACGCCGGACGCGTGACGCGCTTCACTCCGCTGCCCCATTTCACGGGCGACGCCTGGCAAGGCGGCGCGAATTGGCCTGATGCGAACCTCGGATGGGTCCGATTGACTGCAGACGGCGGCCACCCCGGGAATGATCTCGAACACGCGGCGATTCGCCGATGGATCGCGCCGTTTAACGCGACGGTTTCGGTCGCAGGAACCCTCAAGCACGACCATGAAAAAGGCGACGGCGTGCGTGCTCGCGTGGTCTCAAACCGCCTTGGCGCGCTCGGAAGCTGGACCGTTCACAAGAACAAGGCCGAGACCAAAATCGAATCCGTCCAGGTCGAGGCAGGCGACACGCTCGACTTCGTGGTGGACTATAACGCCAATTTGAACAGCGACGACTTTGCCTGGAGTCCCGTTATCAAAGTGGCGGGCGGAGCAACGGGCACGGCCGGAGACGATTCCCAGAAGGAATGGAACGCGAAGAAAGATTTCAGTGGCCCGCCGCCCATCCCTCCCAAGCCTCTGACGCCTTGGGAGCAACTTGCCCAAGTGCTCTTGCTCTCGAACGAATTTGTCTTTGTGGATTGA
- a CDS encoding tetratricopeptide repeat protein — translation MKSRGGFFFPDGLGLCLILGSLVVFRLDAAESQVGELLSQAQSAFSRGEQEKALAFAQKAVEADPKNAKAYLFRGRLHDALKQYEKAVADYSQVLQSDRNAKEIYQLRGVAQFKLGRAQESIADFDRYIQLNPSQAAHHWQRGISYYYAGRYEEGRKQFELHQTVNPNDVENAVWHFLCVARSADAKKARESLIKIEGDARVPMMEVFALFAGKGSAERVLAAAKAGKPSPEELTQRLFYAHLYLGLFYEATGDNKLAKLHILKATDEFPADHYMGDVARVHAKLRWEAWMNGK, via the coding sequence ATGAAATCTCGAGGCGGATTCTTTTTCCCGGATGGTCTTGGCTTGTGTTTGATTCTTGGATCGTTGGTTGTTTTCCGTTTGGACGCCGCCGAGAGCCAGGTCGGGGAACTTCTAAGCCAGGCCCAGTCCGCCTTTAGCCGAGGCGAACAGGAAAAGGCGCTTGCCTTCGCCCAAAAAGCTGTCGAAGCCGACCCAAAAAATGCGAAGGCCTATCTGTTTCGCGGCCGGCTGCACGATGCTTTGAAGCAATACGAAAAGGCTGTGGCCGACTACAGCCAGGTGCTTCAAAGCGATCGGAACGCGAAGGAGATTTACCAACTGCGCGGCGTGGCTCAGTTCAAACTCGGACGCGCGCAGGAGTCGATTGCGGACTTCGACCGCTACATTCAACTGAATCCTTCCCAGGCCGCACATCACTGGCAGCGCGGCATTTCCTATTACTACGCCGGGCGCTATGAGGAAGGACGCAAGCAGTTCGAGTTGCACCAAACGGTTAATCCGAACGACGTCGAAAACGCTGTCTGGCATTTCCTCTGCGTCGCTCGAAGCGCCGATGCGAAGAAGGCCCGCGAATCGCTGATCAAAATCGAAGGCGACGCGCGGGTGCCAATGATGGAAGTGTTCGCGTTGTTCGCCGGCAAAGGATCCGCCGAGCGCGTGTTGGCCGCGGCGAAGGCGGGCAAACCTTCACCTGAAGAACTCACGCAACGCCTGTTTTACGCGCACCTCTATCTTGGATTGTTCTACGAAGCGACGGGAGACAACAAACTCGCCAAGCTGCATATCCTCAAGGCGACGGACGAATTCCCCGCCGATCATTACATGGGCGACGTCGCGAGAGTCCACGCCAAGCTCCGCTGGGAGGCGTGGATGAATGGAAAGTGA
- a CDS encoding M23 family metallopeptidase: protein MAGPGRSDSLAQKATKRTKACWPRWTVFTLVGVEQRNRRAWKPIPPWPDLRFLRWLLLAFLGLSWPAAASLAQPFRFPTANRELLNSGSEERFFVGTVGKPWTSGMFGCVRTDGQQFHEGIDIRCLQRDRQGEPTDPVLATANGTVVYVNHKPGLSNYGRYIVIQHLVEGLEIYSVYAHLREIAPAVEPGKKVQAGAPIAVMGRSTNTRQGISKERAHVHFELNLLLNERFEAWRQKNLPDQRNDHGQWNGHNLRGIDPRLIFLAQEQEKDQFQLLEFLRQQKELCRVVVRDTSFPWLHRYTSLIRRNPIADREGAAAYEVALNFSGLPFQLIPRASREITGSARIQLLSVNEDEQARQPCGHLLVKRNGRWELTVGGIRLLDLLTF, encoded by the coding sequence ATGGCGGGTCCGGGCCGTAGTGATTCACTTGCGCAAAAGGCAACGAAGCGAACAAAGGCTTGCTGGCCAAGGTGGACCGTTTTCACACTCGTTGGCGTTGAGCAGCGGAACAGGAGAGCTTGGAAGCCAATCCCGCCTTGGCCTGATCTTCGTTTTCTTCGTTGGCTTCTGTTAGCATTCCTAGGGCTAAGCTGGCCCGCAGCCGCTTCACTCGCGCAGCCGTTTCGTTTCCCCACCGCCAACCGCGAACTGTTGAACTCCGGAAGCGAAGAACGATTCTTCGTTGGCACCGTCGGCAAACCCTGGACCAGCGGGATGTTCGGCTGCGTTCGCACGGACGGCCAGCAATTTCACGAAGGGATTGACATCCGGTGTCTCCAGCGCGATCGCCAGGGCGAGCCGACGGACCCGGTCCTTGCCACGGCCAACGGCACGGTCGTTTATGTGAATCACAAACCGGGACTCTCGAATTACGGACGGTACATCGTGATCCAGCATCTGGTCGAGGGTCTGGAAATCTATTCGGTTTATGCGCACCTCCGGGAGATAGCGCCCGCGGTTGAGCCTGGCAAAAAGGTCCAAGCCGGAGCGCCCATCGCGGTCATGGGCCGCTCGACCAACACACGCCAGGGGATTTCCAAAGAGCGCGCGCACGTCCATTTCGAGCTCAATTTGCTGCTCAACGAACGCTTCGAAGCCTGGCGGCAGAAAAACTTGCCCGATCAACGCAACGACCACGGCCAATGGAATGGACATAACCTGCGCGGAATCGATCCGCGCCTGATCTTCCTGGCGCAGGAACAGGAGAAGGACCAATTCCAGTTGCTCGAGTTTCTGCGGCAGCAAAAGGAACTGTGCCGCGTGGTGGTTCGGGACACATCCTTTCCCTGGCTTCACCGTTACACCAGTCTTATCCGCCGCAATCCGATCGCTGACCGCGAGGGCGCCGCCGCGTACGAAGTTGCGCTCAACTTCTCCGGGCTGCCGTTCCAACTGATTCCCCGCGCAAGCCGGGAAATCACCGGCTCGGCCCGAATACAACTGCTTTCCGTCAACGAAGACGAACAAGCCCGGCAGCCTTGCGGTCATCTCTTGGTTAAGCGGAACGGACGCTGGGAATTGACCGTTGGCGGCATTCGATTGTTGGATCTGCTTACCTTCTGA
- a CDS encoding glycerate kinase: MPNRVLIVPDKFKGTLTAHAAAQAIAEGWRESRPNDALELLPMSDGGDGFGEVMSALISAEPRIVQTCDAAHRPHQAKWWSDPKSDTAIIESANVIGLALLPPRKHHPFEMDTAGLGAVVTAADLAGARRLVLGIGGSATNDGGFGLARALGWSFLDKAGRAIERWVSLDSLEQIDPPKAWVSLPEIRVAVDVQNPLLGPIGASRIYGPQKGLRPDDMPRAENCLERLAEICARDLRLAPASSPGDGAAGGLGFGLRCFLKGHLESGFELFAHYARLQKRIESAQLVITGEGAIDDSTLMGKGVGEIAKLCHRKNVPCLGLAGTLGGDLRDSRSAEPFHYVQGITPTLTDADGAKREAALWLRRLAAEAARCWPTG; the protein is encoded by the coding sequence ATGCCCAACCGTGTCCTGATCGTCCCCGACAAATTCAAAGGCACGTTGACCGCGCACGCGGCCGCACAGGCGATCGCCGAAGGCTGGCGCGAATCGCGTCCGAACGACGCTTTGGAACTCCTGCCGATGAGCGATGGCGGCGACGGGTTTGGCGAGGTCATGAGCGCCTTGATCTCCGCCGAACCGCGCATAGTTCAAACCTGCGATGCCGCTCACCGACCTCATCAGGCCAAGTGGTGGTCGGACCCGAAAAGCGACACCGCGATTATCGAGTCGGCGAATGTGATTGGACTGGCTCTGTTGCCTCCTCGGAAGCACCACCCGTTCGAGATGGATACCGCCGGCTTGGGGGCAGTTGTTACGGCGGCGGATTTGGCAGGCGCTCGCCGGCTTGTGCTGGGAATCGGCGGGAGTGCCACCAATGACGGCGGGTTCGGGTTGGCGCGAGCGTTGGGATGGTCGTTTCTCGACAAGGCGGGCCGTGCCATTGAACGCTGGGTTTCGTTGGATTCCCTCGAACAAATTGACCCACCGAAGGCTTGGGTCTCCTTGCCGGAAATCCGTGTCGCTGTAGATGTGCAGAATCCTCTCTTGGGACCGATCGGCGCGAGCCGGATTTATGGGCCGCAGAAAGGCTTGCGCCCCGATGATATGCCTCGCGCGGAGAACTGCCTCGAACGCCTGGCAGAGATTTGTGCACGAGATTTGCGGCTGGCGCCTGCGTCCTCTCCTGGCGATGGCGCCGCCGGAGGTCTCGGGTTCGGTCTGAGGTGTTTTTTGAAGGGACACCTGGAGTCCGGGTTCGAACTCTTTGCACATTACGCGCGATTGCAGAAGCGAATCGAATCAGCTCAACTGGTGATCACGGGCGAAGGCGCAATCGACGACTCGACTTTGATGGGCAAGGGGGTCGGCGAGATCGCGAAACTCTGTCACAGGAAAAACGTTCCCTGCCTGGGACTCGCTGGAACGCTGGGTGGCGACCTGCGGGATTCCCGTTCCGCCGAGCCGTTTCATTACGTGCAGGGGATCACGCCGACACTGACCGATGCGGACGGAGCCAAACGGGAGGCCGCCTTGTGGTTGCGGCGGCTTGCTGCTGAAGCAGCCCGATGCTGGCCGACCGGTTGA
- a CDS encoding glutaredoxin, whose product MNKPKIIAYLKPQCGWSQGVRAILRKYDLPYEDRDIINDPTQRQEMIEKSGQMLSPCVEVNGHVLADVSGEEVEAYLLASNLVAWNQRPPEAPTNAPCAHESSGPATIHFRR is encoded by the coding sequence ATGAACAAACCGAAGATTATCGCTTACTTGAAGCCCCAGTGCGGTTGGAGCCAGGGAGTGCGCGCCATTCTGCGAAAATACGATTTGCCCTACGAAGACCGGGACATCATCAACGACCCGACACAACGCCAGGAGATGATTGAAAAGAGCGGCCAGATGCTCAGCCCCTGCGTGGAGGTGAACGGCCATGTGCTCGCGGATGTCAGCGGAGAAGAAGTCGAAGCTTACTTGCTGGCCAGCAACCTGGTGGCGTGGAATCAACGCCCCCCCGAAGCGCCAACCAACGCCCCGTGCGCGCACGAATCGTCCGGCCCGGCGACGATCCATTTTCGTCGGTGA
- a CDS encoding pantoate--beta-alanine ligase: MRIVTSVRRMQHLARRWRREGKPSALVPTMGYLHGGHISLVKQARRKIGRKGRVVVSIYVNPTQFGPGEDFARYPRDLARDTKRCRAAGVDVLFVPKDREMYPNSTDEAFSTFVIEERLSRRMEGASRPTHFKGVTTVVAKLFNIVRPDIAVFGAKDFQQAAVIQRMVRDLNFLVKIVLAPIVREADGLALSSRNKYLSPDERRQAIVLRQAIQLAQKKAAASRTLVAASRLRGEVIRFIQRQPAARVDYVEFFDPNSLEPAPQVGRGVRMALAVFVGKTRLIDNAQL, translated from the coding sequence ATGCGCATCGTGACATCTGTTAGACGGATGCAGCACCTGGCGCGGCGTTGGCGGCGAGAGGGCAAGCCCTCTGCTCTTGTGCCGACGATGGGTTACCTGCACGGTGGCCACATCAGCCTGGTGAAACAAGCGCGCCGCAAGATTGGGCGCAAGGGTCGTGTCGTGGTCAGCATCTACGTCAATCCAACCCAGTTTGGTCCCGGTGAAGATTTCGCGCGCTATCCCCGCGACCTGGCCCGCGACACGAAGCGGTGCCGCGCGGCGGGCGTCGATGTGCTCTTCGTGCCAAAGGATCGCGAGATGTATCCGAATTCCACGGACGAAGCGTTCAGCACGTTTGTCATCGAAGAGCGTTTGAGCCGGCGCATGGAAGGGGCGTCTCGGCCGACTCACTTCAAAGGCGTGACGACGGTCGTGGCGAAACTGTTCAACATCGTCCGGCCAGATATCGCGGTATTTGGCGCCAAGGATTTTCAGCAAGCTGCCGTGATCCAGCGGATGGTGCGCGACTTGAATTTCCTGGTGAAAATCGTCCTGGCGCCAATCGTCCGCGAGGCCGATGGCCTGGCTCTAAGTTCGCGGAACAAGTATCTGTCTCCTGACGAGCGCCGGCAGGCGATCGTTTTGCGGCAAGCGATCCAATTGGCGCAAAAGAAGGCCGCTGCCTCGCGAACACTTGTGGCCGCTTCGCGGTTGCGCGGGGAAGTCATTCGGTTTATTCAACGGCAGCCGGCGGCGCGGGTCGATTACGTCGAGTTTTTTGATCCGAACAGCCTGGAGCCGGCGCCGCAGGTTGGCCGCGGCGTTCGGATGGCGCTCGCGGTCTTCGTGGGGAAAACGCGTTTGATCGACAACGCCCAGTTGTGA